A genomic stretch from Pseudomonas sp. MUP55 includes:
- a CDS encoding YciC family protein, producing MNPLDVLRDSLRFTQRNLGAIVQLCLPLVILEALLQQVLDHTLGPDAFSGYSVVVGLLVYPLYTGALILFLDARTRGESPSTRDVWAMALAMWPRFALLTAMSTLLILLGLSLYFLPGLWLMVVLAFAEYLLVLRGLSALEAMKESLRLTRGHFWRILVCMLCVMTPLWLLKGASVAAYPEPAPLLGLLIDSAHSFLQLFTSVVLFRLFMLIGGDADAR from the coding sequence ATGAATCCGTTAGACGTGCTGCGCGACTCCCTCCGCTTTACCCAACGCAACCTGGGCGCGATCGTCCAGCTGTGCCTGCCGCTGGTGATTCTCGAAGCCCTGCTGCAGCAGGTGCTCGACCATACGCTCGGTCCGGATGCCTTCAGCGGTTACAGCGTGGTGGTGGGACTGCTGGTGTATCCGTTGTACACCGGCGCCCTGATCCTGTTTCTCGACGCGCGCACCCGAGGCGAATCGCCAAGCACGCGGGATGTGTGGGCCATGGCCCTGGCGATGTGGCCGCGCTTCGCCCTGCTGACCGCCATGAGCACGCTGCTGATTCTGCTCGGGCTGTCGCTGTACTTCCTGCCGGGCCTGTGGCTGATGGTGGTGCTGGCGTTTGCCGAGTATTTGCTGGTACTGCGTGGCCTGTCGGCGCTTGAAGCGATGAAGGAAAGCCTGCGCCTGACCCGCGGGCACTTCTGGCGAATCCTGGTGTGCATGCTGTGCGTGATGACCCCGCTGTGGCTGCTCAAGGGCGCCAGCGTGGCGGCCTATCCCGAGCCCGCGCCGCTGCTGGGGCTGCTGATAGACAGCGCCCACAGTTTCCTGCAGCTGTTTACCAGCGTGGTGCTGTTCCGTTTATTTATGTTGATCGGTGGCGACGCCGACGCGCGGTGA
- a CDS encoding DUF2076 domain-containing protein, with protein MNSEEQTLIDGLFSRLQQAETDSAPRDAQAEARIKEHMTRQPAAGYYMTQSILVQEHALKSLDAQNKQQAQQIQQLQEELERAKSAQAAPASGGGFLSSIFGGGGSRDAQPAPSNSGGGWREPARPAFNQPAPQQNYQQPQPTAAAAPAGSGFLGGAMKTAAGVAGGVLLAEGISSLFHHNQQPQVIEEIIEQPAPASDQGGWGNDDQKFAGNDNWGSNNSDSFADSDYSDDSSSFGDDDSFV; from the coding sequence ATGAACAGCGAAGAACAAACCCTGATCGATGGACTGTTTTCACGGTTGCAGCAAGCCGAAACGGACTCAGCCCCCCGCGACGCCCAGGCCGAAGCGCGGATCAAGGAACACATGACTCGCCAACCGGCCGCCGGCTACTACATGACCCAGTCGATCCTGGTGCAGGAACATGCACTCAAGAGCCTCGACGCGCAGAACAAGCAACAGGCGCAGCAGATCCAGCAATTGCAGGAAGAGTTGGAACGCGCCAAATCCGCCCAAGCCGCCCCGGCGAGCGGTGGCGGGTTTTTGTCGAGCATCTTTGGCGGCGGCGGTTCGCGTGATGCACAGCCTGCACCGAGCAACTCGGGCGGCGGTTGGCGTGAGCCGGCGCGACCCGCGTTCAACCAGCCCGCGCCGCAGCAGAATTATCAACAGCCGCAACCAACGGCCGCCGCCGCACCTGCGGGCAGCGGGTTCCTGGGAGGCGCGATGAAAACCGCGGCCGGCGTGGCCGGTGGTGTGTTGCTGGCCGAAGGCATCAGCAGCCTGTTCCACCACAACCAGCAGCCGCAGGTAATCGAAGAGATCATCGAACAACCGGCGCCCGCCAGTGACCAGGGTGGCTGGGGCAACGATGACCAGAAGTTCGCAGGCAATGACAACTGGGGCAGCAACAATTCGGACAGCTTCGCCGACAGCGATTATTCCGACGATTCCTCCTCCTTTGGCGATGACGATTCCTTCGTCTGA